The window CAAAGGCAATGAGGAGGACGCCGGTTATCAACAGCAGCAACGCCTGGTTGCGTGCGCCCTTGCCTAACGCAGGCCACATCAGAACCGGCACAAGCCACCCGAGTAGTGTTGCCGGACCCAAAATGGTGGGCACAGGAATACTTATAAGATACAGAACAAGGGTTCCAACAATGACCCATCCAATATATTTTTTCATTTTAGGTGAAGCTGAAAGGCGGTTCAGGGTATCCCCGGACTGAGGGTGTCCGACTTGACTGCTTTTTTTAGTGTCCGGAGATTTCGGTTTTTTTACAACAGTCGCGGGCTGACCTGGTTGTTCACCATGGTTCAGCCCATATCAAAGCATAACGCTATTCGTTCTTACCTTTGTTCTGTTTTGTTTCATCCGTGTTACAGGCACAAGGATGCCCGCCGTCTTTCCCATGGCATTGTTCTATTTGTTCGGATGTACAATTTTCAGGTTTGTCTTTGAGTTTTTGAGGCTCCATACATTTGCAGTTACAGTTACACATTTAATTCTCCTTTCCGTAAACGATGGATGATATAGATGTCGTATCCTGTTCATATGACGTTCAATGTACTATATTGATATCTTCAATATGCTGCAACAGATTTATTTTTTAGCAGGTTTTGCAACACTGACCACCTGAATGGTGGTGTAGGCCTTCAAGCCTTCCACGCCGAATTCAGTGCCGATACCGGAAAGCTTGACGCCGCCGAAGGGAGCCAGGGGATGTACCTTGCCATGGGCGTTGATCCAAACGGTACCTGCTTCCAGGCGCTGGGCCACCGCTTTTGCCTGTTGTACGTCATTGCCCCAGGCCGAGCCGCCCAAACCCACATCCACGGCGTTGGCCCGGGCAACGGCCTCATCAATGGTGGAATATTTAAGGATGGGCAGCGCCGTACCAAACTGCTCCTCCTTGACCAGATCCATATCATCAGTGACATCAGCCACCAGGGTCAGGGGATAAAAATATCCCTTGCCCGGCATGGGCTCTCCGCCGCATAGCACGCGAGCCCCTTTGTCCCTGGCATCATCCACATATTGCCTGATGAGATTAAACTGGGCGGCATTGGCCAGAGGACCGATCAAATTAGCCTCATTCATGCCGTCACCCACAGGAATTTTGCTCACATAGTCGGCAAATTTTCGGCACACATCTTCATATTGATCCTCATGGACAAAGAGGCGCTTGAGACAGGCACAGGTCTGGCCCGCGTTGATAAAACACCCCCAGAACAGAGGTTCAAGCAACGGCTCAATATCGGTTCCGGGCAGGATGATACCGGCGTCATTGCCGCCCAATTCAAGAGTCAGAGTCTTCAGGGTGGTAGCCGCCCGCTGCATAATCGTCTGACCGACCTCAACGGAGCCGGTAAATACCATTTTATCAATTCCCTTATGGGCGGACATGGCATTGCCGATCTCGGAGCTGCCGGCCACAACATTGAGAACGCCGGGGGGCAGAATGTCATTAATCAATTCAACCATGCGTAATGTTGAAAGCGGGGTATAGGATGCGGGTTTGATAACAACCGTACAGCCCACACGCAGGGCCGGCATGATATGCCAGACGGCAATCAACAAAGGCCAGTTCCAGGGGGTGATGGACCCCACAACGCCCACGGGTTTCCGGGTCAGTTCAATGGTGTCTTCCGGATTGTCGTCAATGAGCTCATTTTCAAGTTTCAGCGATGCCGTCACCTGGGTCCAGGCCATACAGCCCCCCACTTCAAAATTGGCTCCGGGGCCGGATTGGGTCTTTCCCTGTTCAAGGGTGATCAACCGGGAGAGTTCCGGCATATTTTTTTCTATAATTCCTGCAATCTGCAGGAGGTATTCAACCCGTTTTTCATCGGCCAGTGCCGACCAGGCGGGCAAGGCGTTTCGGGCAGCCGCAACCGCCTGATCCAGCTGCTCGACAGTGGCCCTGGGGCAGACGGCAAACACCTCGCCCGTTGCCGGATTGATTACATCAAATGTCTCCCGGGTGACAACTTTTTCACCATTTATTACCAAAGCATACTCTGTCATCGTGGTTCCTTTCGCTTGCGTTTATGGTTCATATTTCATTTATTCCAAATTTATACGGTGTCCACCATGCTAAACAGGTTCAGCCATATGACGGCGCAGCTCCACAACATAACTGCGAAAATTCATCCCCTTCACACATCCCCGGAACACCCCCAGGCCATAGGAAATTTGTTCCAAGATATAGAAAAATAAAAAAGAGAGAAAGGGTAGCTGCACTTTTTTTACCCTGAAATCAACCATCACCGCGCAGCCGAGCATGAGCAGCAGCACGGGTATAAAGAGCGGTTGTAATATCGCAATAACAATCATCATAATTAAATAATATCTTACCAGATGAAAGCTAAGATAGTACCACAGGCTGACCAAAGTTCGAAGCCGTGCCCGCATCAGCTGAAAAAGGCCTAAATTCACCCCCATTTTTTTTGTTTTATTTTTGAGCCCCCGGCTCTCCATAACGATCATGATACCTGCGAGCAGCACACCGGCGAAACCGGTCCAGGGAATGCTCAGGAAAACGAGCAGCAAGCCTGCAAGCAGCGGCGGCACCACCATCTGCTTTTTCCGATTGGGGTGCAGGCGCTGAAGCACCTCTTCTGATGTGCCGTAAAAAAAACGCCGGGACATGAAAGCGCCCAATTGATTTCGATGCTGGTGAAAAACGGTTCCCCCGGGCATATAAGCGATGCGCCGGCCGTTATCCCGCATACGCCAGCACAGGTCCACATCCTCTCCCACCTGCATTGTCGGCGCAAACCCGTTCAGATCCAGGAAAGCGTCTTTCTTGACCAGCAGGTTGCAGCTGGGAAGATAGAAGGTATCCGCTCCTTTTCCTGCCAGGCGAGGGTGTTCACCAAGGCAAAGACTGGACATGACATCCTCGTACCGGTCAAGGGCTGAAGCCTGGGAGATCCCGGCAACTTTTCCGCCGACGGCGGCAAGGGTTGAGTCATCAAAAAAGGGAACAAGTTGTCTGAGCCATTCTTTAGAGGCAGTGCAGTCTGAGTCGATGAACGCAAGAATTTCACCTTTGGCTGCAGCTGCGCCGCAGTTCCTGGCTGCCGCCGGTCCTGCGCCCTCTGCACCGGAGGTGACAACCTTGGCTCCCCATTTCTTTGCATATCCGGCGCTGTTATCTCTACTGCCGTCATCCACGACGATCACTTCCAGTCGTTCTGTGGGGTAGTCCAATGCGGATAGCGATCCAAGACATCGCCCAAGCTCGTTTTCCCTGTCCCGTACGGGTATTATGACGCTGACAAAAGGGTATCGTTGCGGCGCTTCGGGGACCGTTTGCACCTGTTCTAAAAAACCCCGGGACACCAGTTGGTCAAACAGGACGGAGTTCTCAGGGATGTTCGCCACAGGCCCGCCGTCCCGCACTGCTTTGAGCAATCTTGCGCACGCCTGGTTGACTCGCAGGACGCAAAGGGGAATCTGTTTTAGGATAACGGCGCCATCGTTCTGTTCGATCAACGTCACCTGGGCTGCAAAACGATAGGTCATCATCGTTTTCTAAGGCAGCAGCCCAACCTTGCCGAACAGGGCCAGCAGGGCATCGGCGGTTTCGTCCGAAGATAGATGGTGAACCTCTCCCAGTCGTGCCGTGACGCCTCCGGCAAGAAGAGATAAAATTCTTTCAAAAGCCGGTAGGTTATGATCCGGAGTGACAACGCGCACAGGGTCAGGCCGGGGTGTGCCGTAGCCGGCCAACCTCGTAGTCGTCCCGGCCTGGGAGGCATTCATAAACTTAAGTCCCAGCTCCGCTCTTCCCCACACTTCAATGTGCGCATCAACCGCCTGCACCAGCGCGTCGATACTCGGGTACCGCGCTTCCTCCCTGCCGGTAAACGTCAAAGCCGCGGGTAGAGGCGTCTTCACGAGTTGTCCGGCACCGTGATCCGT is drawn from uncultured Desulfobacter sp. and contains these coding sequences:
- a CDS encoding aldehyde dehydrogenase family protein, translated to MTEYALVINGEKVVTRETFDVINPATGEVFAVCPRATVEQLDQAVAAARNALPAWSALADEKRVEYLLQIAGIIEKNMPELSRLITLEQGKTQSGPGANFEVGGCMAWTQVTASLKLENELIDDNPEDTIELTRKPVGVVGSITPWNWPLLIAVWHIMPALRVGCTVVIKPASYTPLSTLRMVELINDILPPGVLNVVAGSSEIGNAMSAHKGIDKMVFTGSVEVGQTIMQRAATTLKTLTLELGGNDAGIILPGTDIEPLLEPLFWGCFINAGQTCACLKRLFVHEDQYEDVCRKFADYVSKIPVGDGMNEANLIGPLANAAQFNLIRQYVDDARDKGARVLCGGEPMPGKGYFYPLTLVADVTDDMDLVKEEQFGTALPILKYSTIDEAVARANAVDVGLGGSAWGNDVQQAKAVAQRLEAGTVWINAHGKVHPLAPFGGVKLSGIGTEFGVEGLKAYTTIQVVSVAKPAKK
- the mftF gene encoding mycofactocin biosynthesis glycosyltransferase MftF (Members of this protein family, MftF, are glycosyltransferases, members of PF00535 (glycosyl transferase family 2). The encoding gene is found as part of the mycofactocin cassette, in Mycobacterium tuberculosis, many other Actinobacteria, and occasional members of other lineages. Mycofactocin itself, a putative redox carrier, is a heavily modified derivative of the C-terminal Val-Tyr dipeptide of the mycofactocin precursor MftA (TIGR03969).), which gives rise to MMTYRFAAQVTLIEQNDGAVILKQIPLCVLRVNQACARLLKAVRDGGPVANIPENSVLFDQLVSRGFLEQVQTVPEAPQRYPFVSVIIPVRDRENELGRCLGSLSALDYPTERLEVIVVDDGSRDNSAGYAKKWGAKVVTSGAEGAGPAAARNCGAAAAKGEILAFIDSDCTASKEWLRQLVPFFDDSTLAAVGGKVAGISQASALDRYEDVMSSLCLGEHPRLAGKGADTFYLPSCNLLVKKDAFLDLNGFAPTMQVGEDVDLCWRMRDNGRRIAYMPGGTVFHQHRNQLGAFMSRRFFYGTSEEVLQRLHPNRKKQMVVPPLLAGLLLVFLSIPWTGFAGVLLAGIMIVMESRGLKNKTKKMGVNLGLFQLMRARLRTLVSLWYYLSFHLVRYYLIMMIVIAILQPLFIPVLLLMLGCAVMVDFRVKKVQLPFLSFLFFYILEQISYGLGVFRGCVKGMNFRSYVVELRRHMAEPV